A window of the Podospora bellae-mahoneyi strain CBS 112042 chromosome 6, whole genome shotgun sequence genome harbors these coding sequences:
- a CDS encoding hypothetical protein (EggNog:ENOG503PEV2; COG:S) — protein MSNGTYPSSPATLPLTPSPSTEQSRTRLMKWNTSISARTKPSKTTYEPLLKPTPLKTRKTRRGGTATSRVSDAKHGPQKKGITYLRGVEGTPKNGPGPNECGRVSCGYGAAIHGCNENGFEKEVTWNGIADGAEDLKGLCGTHRRWSTVKVRVDFKDNWNVVVVDNDC, from the exons ATGTCCAATGGGACTTACCCATCCAGCCCGGCAACGCTTCCTCTGACACCATCTCCGTCAACGGAACAATCGAGAACGCGATTGATGAAATGGAAtacctccatctcggccagaACCAAACCTTCCAAAACTACCTACGAGCCCTTGCTCAAGCCAACACCGCTCAAGACACGGAAGACCCGACGGGGTGGGACTGCGACATCGAGGGTGTCGGATGCCAAGCATGGGCCCCAGAAAAAAGGTATTACTTACCTCCGTGGAGTCGAGGGCACCCCCAAAAATGGCCCTGGGCCAAACGAGTGTGGGCGTGTTAGCTGCGGGTATGGGGCTGCTATTCATGGGTGCAATGAG AATGGCTTTGAGAAAGAAGTCACCTGGAATGGTATTGCGGATGGGGCGGAGGATTTGAAGGGATTGTGTGGGACACATAGGCGTTGGTCAACGGTGAAGGTCAGGGTTGATTTCAAGGATAATTGGAATGTGGTCGTGGTGGATAATGATTGTTGA
- a CDS encoding hypothetical protein (EggNog:ENOG503PEV2; COG:S) has protein sequence MLTSLITFLCGSLLLSFAGLAYADADPATNYTIVELQWDMPITPGDASSGTVTVTGTVQQAIAQMDALYPGWNERFQSQISPRADGSVVGAALEELESYNCNFGTSCIISYILTGIDYLRGLEGGTKPKNGPGPGNCGRVSCSHNAAIWWCNDNNAAKEITWGKIADGAQVIVDNCRSGSSLKDVKGQAFYKSKWNVIVRRDPC, from the exons ATGTTGACAAGTCTCATCACCTTCCTTTGCGGCAGCTTGCTGCTCAGCTTCGCTGGC CTTGCCTATGCAGATGCAGACCCCGCGACCAATTACACCATCGTCGAACTCCAATGGGACATGCCCATCACCCCCGGAGATGCCAGCAGCGGCACTgtcaccgtcaccggcaCTGTCCAGCAAGCCATTGCCCAGATGGATGCCCTGTATCCTGGCTGGAACGAGAGATTTCAGAGCCAGATTTCCCCGCGGGCTGACGGCTCCGTGGTCGGCGCCGCGTTAGAGGAGCTCGAGAGCTACAATTGCAACTTTGGAACATCTTGCATCATCTCCTACATTCTTACGGGCATCGACTACCTCCGGGGGTTGGAGGGCGgcaccaagcccaagaacGGGCCCGGGCCGGGCAACTGCGGTCGTGTCAGCTGCAGCCACAATGCTGCTATCTGGTGGTGCAATGAT AATAACGCTGCCAAGGAGATTACTTGGGGGAAGATTGCCGACGGAGCCCAGGTGATAGTTGATAACTGCAGGTCGGGCAGTTCGTTGAAGGACGTCAAGGGTCAGGCTTTCTACAAGAGCAAATGGAACGTCATCGTCCGCCGTGATCCTTGCTAG
- a CDS encoding hypothetical protein (EggNog:ENOG503NYMZ), which translates to MPCMDQISVLFNHPLVFDGDCTAADIAIMGYVADLKDGLRAFTPQERRNIAIYIAGIMIYKFGLEAFNGSVVALATNRYDYESIQSGRPSRTFERVGLLTGLNQACQCIGSILIGPLVKRYPTKNVLACAVLVFGLCSALLLIIDAATGGTFMPAAYRENHPKNDWSYYGDYNTDAMIPVYCISGIAYGMVELIRRVIPRDIVGGHVQKLRKMDSIVHIFYEITGTAGAFITALVIIPQLGNNKAFIVTPVCFTFCATIWFFISELDFKRRKSTLHQHEKPAYWKAAFRGLFLFGESIWVGGRILFTSRKFIWLVPGYAVALYAHRYLENGIAPQVARRYLGHSAWSQIMVGGSNLGELLGALAVLLLTNTIQTPMPWLRLDAIMLLIVWYIPFWRPPVDDVGQAWIVAATFAPISFGWAAGDVSLAAYIQASLSRLESKNKNVSALGAVMAFLYSFYIVTYAVSGTLLGRYLDRVYNESGGTDGGNIREGLMFTAGMQMTIISVLVFAATFVPKGALAFNPKMISEEKLDEDEPVELKGRRDQEEIPDVPVFKESSKKSYCTSDDGSEPHIEKKASEII; encoded by the exons ATGCCTTGCATGGACCAAATCTCTGTTCTCTTTAATCATCCTCTTGTTTTTGACGGTGACTGCACGGCGGCAGATATCGCCATCATGGGCTATGTTGCCGATCTCAAAGATGGTCTCCGGGCCTTCACCCCACAAGAACGCCGCAACATCGCCATCTACATTGCCGGCATTATGATCTACAAGTTCGGGCTCGAGGCCTTCAACGGTTCAGTAGTAGCGTTGGCCACCAATCGATACGACTACGAATCAATACAGAGTGGACGGCCAAGCCGAACCTTCGAGCGTGTCGGTCTTCTGACGGGGTTGAATCAGGCTTGCCAATGTATTGGTAGTATTCTCATCGGTCCATTGGTGAAGAGATACCCGACCAAGAATGTCCTTGCCTGCGCTGTGTTAGTGTTTGGACTTTGCTCGGCGttgctcctcatcatcgacgCTGCAACGGGTGGAACTTTTATGCCAGCTGCTT ACCGAGAGAACCACCCTAAAAATGACTGGTCATACTACGGAGA CTACAACACCGATGCCATGATCCCAGTCTACTGCATCAGTGGTATTGCCTATGGCATGGTGGAACTGATCCGAAGAGTCATCCCAAGAGATATCGTCGGCGGCCATGTGCAAAAGCTGAGAAAGATGGACTCCATT GTCCACATCTTCTACGAAATCACAGGTACAGCAGGTGCCTTTATCACAGCACTCGTCATTATCCCTCAACTCGGCAACAACAAGGCATTCATTGTCACACCCGTCTGCTTCACATTTTGCGCCACCATTTGGTTCTTCATCAGTGAGCTGGATTTCAAGCGGCGAAAGTCgaccctccaccaacacGAGAAGCCGGCCTACTGGAAGGCGGCATTCCGTGGCCTGTTTCTGTTCGGCGAGTCTATCTGGGTCGGCGGCAGAATCCTCTTCACCTCGCGGAAGTTCATCTGGTTGGTCCCAGGCTATGCCGTCGCTCTTTACGCACATCGATATCTCGAGAACGGCATCGCACCCCAGGTTGCTAGACGCTATCTCGGGCACTCGGCCTGGTCGCAGATTATGGTCGGCGGTTCCAACTTGGGTGAACTGTTGGGTGCGTTGGCTGTGTTGCTCCTTACGAATACCATCCAGACACCCATGCCATGGCTTCGATTGGACGCCATCATGTTGTTGATCGTCTGGTACATCCCGTTCTGGAGGCCACCGGTCGATGATGTTGGGCAGGCATGGATCGTGGCGGCGACGTTTGCCCCCATCTCGTTTGGCTGGGCAGCTGGTGATGTGTCGCTTGCTGCGTATATCCAGGCGTCCCTCTCTCGGCTAGAgtccaagaacaagaacgTCTCAGCCCTCGGCGCCGTCATGGCGTTCTTGTACTCGTTCTATATCGTCACATACGCCGTCTCGGGCACCTTGCTTGGGCGGTATCTAGATCGAGTGTACAATGAGTCCGGAGGGACAGACGGGGGTAACATTCGTGAGGGGCTGATGTTCACTGCTGGTATGCAGATGACAATCATCAGTGTCTTGGTGTTCGCGGCGACATTTGTCCCCAAGGGAGCACTGGCGTTCAACCCAAAGATGATCtcggaggagaagctggatgaggatgagccgGTGGAGTTGAAGGGGCGAAGGGATCAGGAGGAGATTCCTGATGTGCCTGTTTTCAAGGAAAGCTCCAAGAAGAGTTACTGTACTAGCGATGATGGGTCGGAGCCGCAtattgagaagaaggcgagcgAAATTATTTGA
- a CDS encoding hypothetical protein (EggNog:ENOG503PC3P; COG:S), protein MTADAEELLIRPFRDVVAVGTAAVTNAASLGPHRADDADRMSRAAQALVREGERALKKLQPVWDDQVQKLGDIFKRMITQQASIEKRRLILEELLLDFDDVTHPDEFDIERYSALQTATKALALDIVETAKRLKPIMENAPEIPEGGFPPLPPLPTHRSRPCSTFSSRPRAHSKQEANSSCGGRHGAELTPPDSPNCATPIAQFQEFNIDSSVKRASLTSDSFPSPSTVRTAPSLLSKSSSLTSSSALLATPESALNQPEATPNKVNFHEAVMTLLPPPALGTGDEDDLETSSTTSKRRQGSVLTEHRKSSRANPRSEDCNIGSDSTYHKLKGLCKGAVRFRKDGHWGSIKMTTEYGGGGCGAGDMMRASDAIVPLQYEVTKVAGCAECGYAHDLEAVELDKSRKPEGIIISESGPRYRLRLLFKSHLGKGASGGSADDYYACLWCVSAAVTVRESDATVFRSADDLLQHLSRHPQPLPQIPGVAVCYGPNPEQAEFDLHLPDGSVPVPMPDNVTRLATAIATKDHFRRHGRGKLEKPPRYDGEMLEFMEGARIMGVMFPEKWEGKWCLGRHDGMFGAFPSKVIELRVPQESEVPVGGESGMSVSTRLKWTPPKSGGVPWVAFGKGEVITNVQCLYADYWCWYGTNSKGKTGVFPQSHVDLQTLKAQESAAPRRPSRGLSLFGR, encoded by the exons ATGACCGCCGATGCTGAGGAGCTCTTGATCCGGCCATTCCGGGATGTCGTTGCAGTCGGGACTGCCGCAGTGACAAATGCCGCTTCTCTCGGTCCACACCGTGCTGACGATGCCGATCGCATGTCAAGGGCCGCACAGGCCCTTGTTCGAGAGGGGGAACGAGCACTTAAGAAGCTGCAGCCAGTCTGGGACGACCAGGTACAAAAGCTGGGGGATATCTTCAAGAGAATGATTACACAACAAG CTTCTATCGAGAAACGACGTTTGATCCTGGAGGAGCTCCTCTTGGACTTTGACGATGTCACCCATCCGGATGAGTTTGATATTGAGCGCTACTCAGCTCTTCAAACTGCTACCAAAGCCCTCGCCCTAGACATTGTCGAAACTGCAAAAAGGCTGAAGCCCATCATGGAAAATGCACCAGAGATACCAGAAGGGGGATTCCCACCATTACCACCGCTTCCTACCCACCGCTCCCGACCCTGCTCTACTTTTTCTTCTCGACCAAGGGCTCATTCAAAACAGGAGGCAAACAGTAGCTGTGGTGGACGACACGGCGCCGAGCTAACACCACCGGACTCTCCCAACTGTGCCACCCCAATAGCCCAGTTTCAGGAATTCAACATCGATTCCTCTGTCAAACGCGCCAGTCTCACATCTGACTCCTTTCCTAGTCCTAGCACTGTTCGAACAGcaccttctcttctttccaaGAGCAGCAGTCTGACATCTTCATCCGCCCTCTTAGCCACGCCTGAGTCCGCGCTCAACCAGCCCGAAGCAACACCAAACAAAGTGAACTTCCACGAAGCTGTCATGACGCtccttccaccaccagcgtTGGGCAccggtgatgaggacgacCTCGAAACCAGTTCTACGACCAGCAAGAGAAGACAAGGGAGCGTCCTGACTGAACACCGAAAGTCCAGCCGGGCTAACCCTCGTTCTGAAGATTGCAATATCGGCTCTGACAGCACATATCACAAGCTAAAGGGACTTTGTAAAGGAGCAGTCAGATTTCGGAAGGACGGCCATTGGGGCAGCATCAAGATGACAACGGAAtatggcggtggcggctgTGGAGCGGGTGATATGATGAGAGCGTCTGATGCTATCGTGCCACTACAATACGAGGTGACCAAGGTGGCGGGATGTGCTGAGTGCGGGTATGCACACGATCTGGAGGCGGTTGAGTTGGACAAGAGCCGGAAGC CTGAGGGAATCATAATCTCTGAATCCGGACCTCGATATCGATTACGACTCCTCTTCAAATCGCACCTGGGCAAGGGCGCCTCAGGTGGAAGCGCAGACGATTACTATGCTTGTCTCTGGTGCGTCAGCGCAGCTGTCACAGTCCGGGAAAGCGATGCAACAGTCTTTCGGTCAGCGGATGACCTCCTGCAGCATCTCTCCCGACACCCACAACCATTACCCCAGATACCTGGCGTGGCAGTTTGCTATGGACCAAATCCAGAACAAGCGGAGTTCGACCTTCACTTGCCCGACGGCTCCGTCCCAGTGCCCATGCCGGACAACGTCACCAGGTTAGCAACAGCGATCGCAACCAAAGACCACTTCCGACGTCATGGGCGGGGGAAGTTGGAGAAGCCGCCGAGGTACGATGGAGAAATGCTCGAGTTTATGGAAGGGGCGAGGATCATGGGGGTGATGTTTCCtgagaagtgggaggggaagtggTGTCTAGGGAGACACGATGGGATGTTTGGGGCTTTCCCCTCCAAGGTTATTGAGCTTCGAGTGCCACAAGAAAGTGAGGTTCCAGTGGGCGGGGAGAGCGGCATGAGTGTCTCTACACGGTTGAAATGGACACCTCCCAAGTCCGGGGGTGTGCCTTGGGTAGcgtttgggaagggggaggtgatcaCGAATGTTCAAT GTCTCTATGCGGATTACTGGTGCTGGTATGGGACAAATAGTAAGGGGAAGACAGGGGTGTTTCCGCAGTCTCATGTCGACTTGCAGACTCTAAAAGCGCAAGAGTCAGCTGCGCCAAGACGTCCAAGCAGAGGGTTGAGTTTGTTTGGGAGGTAG
- a CDS encoding hypothetical protein (EggNog:ENOG503NZA9; COG:S), producing the protein MPVHRIGFTELSGSHGARDGLYRVNIIFVHGLRGHPQHTWEDNRGRGSVHRGSVERVNKNVGTATSRKRSILKSLFKSKPSSSASISTTTSTADSNTTEESPNKLFWPDEYLTQDIPEARVWTYGYNAEVIGGLFQANNKNSVSQHGRDFAVRVEREIPNEDPILFVAHSLGGIIVKDAIRRSDACRARTKLIVFLGTPHRGSAFAEWGDIASNLALLGLQDSNKKIITTLEVNSEVLDNIHEEFKTIADQSQIRIHSFQEARGISGMKGLHNKVVDDFSSKLDLPRSLETVESIDANHMQMARCSDRADPQYRTIVGVLQQFIHRMALDETSLQEEPSTASRVEVSMVETGGGSNMILTNPATLPCHYIPLPENRRFVGRNRTLDTLKAMLFMRKESRKAAIVGLGGVGKTQVALQLAYWTKKHRPEFSIFWVPALSSATFEQAFAAMARKLPIQSGGDDDDLKQSVRRYLSSEAAGPWLLVVDNVDDSDIFFGSAGMPGSISEYLPESDDGLTLFTTRSREVAVSVAGSDVIDLYEMDLLEAAEFLEKSLIYKDMLRDEEAAAQLLKELTYLPLAITQAAAYINIKQVPLAEYVELLHGTQQDIIGLMSKEFRDNTRYPGSQNAVATTWLVSFGQIRKSNNAAADLLSFISCIEPKGIPQSLFPSSESTEQLVDAIGTLCAYAFLTRRGDSKVFDMHSLVHLATRIWAQREGLTATTEVKATRHLATVFPSDDYGNRNVWREYLPHGLRVLQHSKELDIKERCDLLFWIGRCLRADGRIKESTKSLEEACQWRIRHFAEDHPSRLASQHELATAYQANGQVKEAVELLEQVVTIQAKTLAEEHPSRLASRHALATAYQANGQVKEAVELLEQVVTIEAKALAEEHPSRLASQHALATAYQANGQVKEAVELLEQVVTIRAKTLAKEHPDRLASQHTLAIAYQANGQVKEAVELLEQVVTIRAKTLAKEHPDRLASQHTLAIAYQANGQVKEAVELLEQVVTIQAKTLAEEHPSRLASQHELARAYQANGQVKEAVELLEQVVTIQAKTLAEEHPSRLASRHALATAYQANGQVKEAVELLEQVVTIEAKALAEEHPSRLASQHALATAYQANGQVKEAVELLEQVVTIRAKTLAEEHPSRLASRHTLATAYQANGQVKEAVELLEQVVTIQAKTLAEEHPSRLASQHELATAYQANGQVKEAVELLEQVVTIQAKTLAEEHPSRLASQHALATAYQASGQVKEAVELLEQVVTIQAKTLAEEHPSRLASQHELARAYQANGQVKEAVELLEQVVTIRAKTLAEEHPSRLASQHELARAYQANGQVKEAVELLEQVVTIRAKTLAEEHPSRLASQQWLAYILEAADSDKARV; encoded by the exons ATGCCGGTACACCGGATCGGCTTCACAGAACTTTCTGGCAGTCATGGCGCCAGGGACGGACTGTACCGGGTCAA CATCATCTTTGTGCACGGCTTGCGAGGGCATCCGCAACACACATGGGAGGACAACCGGGGCAGGGGCAGTGTGCACAGGGGCAGCGTGGAGAGAGTCAACAAGAACGTGGGAACGGCGACGTCACGTAAACGAAGTATCTTGAAGTCCCTCTTCAAGTCCAAACCATCGTCCTCAGCCTCAATTTCGACCACGACCTCGACTGCCGACAGTAATACGACCGAAGAGAGCCCTAACAAGCTGTTCTGGCCCGATGAGTACCTTACACAAGATATTCCCGAGGCGAGAGTATGGACATATGGTTATAATGCAGAGGTAATCGGCGGGTTGTTCCAGgcaaacaacaagaacagcGTGTCGCAGCACGGTCGAGACTTTGCAGTGCGCGTCGAGCGGGAGATCCCAAACGAG GACCCGATCTTATTCGTGGCGCACAGCCTTGGTGGCATTATCGTCAAAGAT GCGATACGCCGATCGGATGCGTGTCGTGCGCGAACGAAACTAATCGTCTTCCTTGGCACGCCTCATCGAGGGAGTGCGTTTGCAGAATGGGGCGACATCGCGTCGAATCTAGCTCTTCTGGGACTGCAAGATTCAAACAAGAAGATCATCACGACGCTGGAGGTGAATAGCGAGGTCTTGGACAATATCCACGAGGAGTTTAAGACTATCGCGGACCAGTCTCAAATTCGGATCCACTCGTTTCAGGAGGCACGGGGAATATCAGGCATGAAGGGCTTGCACAATAAG GTTGTAGACGATTTCTCCTCGAAGCTCGATCTGCCGCGATCTCTCGAGACTGTCGAGAGTATCGACGCAAACCACATGCAGATGGCCAGGTGTAGTGATAGGGCAGATCCACAGTACCGCACCATTGTTGGCGTACTCCAGCAGTTTATACATCGTATGGCTCTTGATGAAACCAGCCTCCAGGAAGAACCGTCGACAGCATCCAGAGTCGAGGTTAGTATGGTAGAAACGGGAGGCGGCTCCAACATGATATTGACGA ACCCTGCTACTCTGCCTTGCCACTACATTCCGCTCCCAGAGAACCGGCGCTTCGTCGGACGGAATAGGACGCTAGACACCCTCAAAGCGATGCTGTTCATGCGCAAGGAGTCGCGGAAAGCCGCCATTGTCGGCCTAGGCGGTGTCGGCAAGACCCAGGTCGCCCTACAGTTGGCATACTGGACAAAGAAACACCGGCCCGAGTTCTCCATCTTCTGGGTACCGGCATTAAGCAGCGCGACCTTTGAACAGGCCTTTGCCGCGATGGCTAGGAAACTCCCTATCCAAAgcggcggcgatgacgatgatctTAAACAGTCCGTGCGGCGGTACCTGAGCTCCGAGGCGGCCGGGCCATGGCTTCTCGTGGTGGACAACGTGGATGATAGCGATATTTTCTTTGGCTCTGCAGGTATGCCGGGCAGCATTAGCGAGTACCTTCCTGAAAGCGACGATGGCCTCACCCTGTTCACAACACGGTCTCGAGAAGTAGCTGTGTCGGTTGCTGGGAGCGATGTAATTGACCTGTACGAGATGGACCTGCTGGAGGCGGCTGAGTTCTTGGAGAAGTCGCTAATCTACAAGGATATGCTTCGCGATGAAGAGGCGGCAGCACAGCTGCTAAAGGAGCTTACCTACCTTCCCCTAGCGATTACACAAGCGGCGGcctatattaatataaaacAGGTACCCCTTGCCGAGTATGTCGAGTTGCTGCACGGCACTCAGCAGGACATCATCGGCCTGATGAGCAAAGAGTTTCGGGACAATACTCGGTACCCAGGGTCTCAGAATGCGGTGGCGACAACGTGGCTCGTATCGTTCGGCCAGATCCGCAAGTCCAACAACGCTGCCGCCGATCTGCTATCGTTTATCTCGTGCATCGAGCCCAAAGGAATACCTCAGTCGCTGTTCCCCAGCTCCGAGTCGACTGAGCAGCTGGTCGATGCAATCGGGACGTTATGCGCGTACGCCTTTCTAACCAGGCGGGGGGACAGCAAGGTATTCGACATGCACAGTCTAGTACATTTGGCAACACGAATCTGGGCTCAGCGAGAAGGCCTGACGGCAACGACGGAGGTAAAGGCGACTCGACATCTTGCAACAGTTTTCCCATCTGACGACTACGGAAATCGCAATGTATGGAGAGAGTACCTTCCGCATGGTCTCAGGGTATTGCAGCACAGCAAAGAGCTTGATATTAAGGAGAGGTGCGATCTGTTGTTCTGGATTGGACGGTGCTTGAGAGCGGATGGACGGATCAAGGAATCTACTAAGAGTTTGGAAGAGGCTTGCCAATGGAGGATTCGTCATTTCGCCGAAGACCACCCCTCCCGGCTCGCGTCGCAGCACGAACTCGCAACAGCCTATCAAGCCAAcggccaagtcaaagagGCCGTAGAGCTACTCGAGCAAGTCGTCACCATTcaagccaaaaccctcgCCGAAGAGCACCCCTCCCGGCTCGCGTCGCGGCACGCACTGGCAACAGCCTACCAAGCTAAcggccaagtcaaagagGCCGTAGAGCTACTCGAGCAGGTCGTCACCATTGAGGCCAAAGCCCTCGCCGAAGAGCACCCCTCCCGGCTCGCGTCGCAGCACGCACTGGCAACAGCCTACCAAGCCAAcggccaagtcaaagagGCCGTAGAGCTACTCGAGCAGGTTGTCACCATTCGAGCCAAAACCCTCGCCAAAGAGCACCCCGACCGGCTCGCGTCGCAGCACACACTAGCAATAGCCTACCAAGCCAAcggccaagtcaaagagGCCGTAGAGCTACTCGAGCAGGTTGTCACCATTCGAGCCAAAACCCTCGCCAAAGAGCACCCCGACCGGCTCGCGTCGCAGCACACACTAGCAATAGCCTACCAAGCCAAcggccaagtcaaagagGCCGTAGAGCTACTCGAGCAGGTCGTCACCATTcaagccaaaaccctcgCCGAAGAGCACCCCTCCCGGCTCGCGTCGCAGCACGAACTCGCAAGAGCCTACCAAGCCAAcggccaagtcaaagagGCCGTAGAGCTACTCGAGCAGGTCGTCACCATTCAGGCCAAAACCCTCGCCGAAGAGCACCCCTCCCGGCTCGCGTCGCGGCACGCACTGGCAACAGCCTACCAAGCCAAcggccaagtcaaagagGCCGTAGAGCTACTCGAGCAGGTCGTCACCATTGAGGCCAAAGCCCTCGCCGAAGAGCACCCCTCCCGGCTCGCGTCGCAGCACGCACTGGCAACAGCCTACCAAGCCAAcggccaagtcaaagagGCCGTAGAGCTACTCGAGCAGGTTGTCACCATTCGAGCCAAAACCCTCGCCGAAGAGCACCCCTCCCGGCTCGCGTCGCGGCACACACTGGCAACAGCCTACCAAGCTAAcggccaagtcaaagagGCCGTAGAGCTACTCGAGCAGGTCGTCACCATTcaagccaaaaccctcgCCGAAGAGCACCCCTCCCGGCTCGCGTCGCAGCACGAACTCGCAACAGCCTACCAAGCTAAcggccaagtcaaagagGCCGTAGAGCTACTCGAGCAGGTCGTCACTATTcaagccaaaaccctcgCCGAAGAGCACCCCTCCCGGCTCGCGTCGCAGCACGCACTGGCAACAGCCTACCAAGCCAGcggccaagtcaaagagGCCGTAGAGCTACTTGAGCAGGTCGTCACCATTcaagccaaaaccctcgCTGAAGAGCACCCCTCCCGGCTCGCGTCGCAGCACGAACTCGCAAGAGCCTACCAAGCCAAcggccaagtcaaagagGCCGTAGAGCTACTCGAGCAGGTCGTCACCATTCGAGCCAAAACCCTCGCTGAAGAGCACCCCTCCCGGCTCGCGTCGCAGCACGAACTCGCAAGAGCCTACCAAGCCAAcggccaagtcaaagagGCCGTAGAGCTACTCGAGCAGGTCGTCACCATTCGAGCCAAAACCCTCGCTGAAGAGCACCCCTCCCGGCTCGCGTCGCAGCAGTGGCTCGCCTACATATTGGAAGCTGCAGATTCCGATAAAGCTAGAGTATAA
- a CDS encoding hypothetical protein (EggNog:ENOG503P4RS) produces MLYPKPLEFKGSDKLAVDSVSSYETLVKLSTALLQSLDIVEYDGECLTAEQGHLERLASIVVVRRVRVSLDFTCNEDQPTAPRSKRALLREEYFGRDSQFRRGILDV; encoded by the coding sequence ATGTTGTACCCTAAGCCGCTAGAGTTCAAAGGATCCGACAAATTAGCGGTGgactccgtctcctcctACGAGACTTTGGTCAAACTCTCAACAGCCTTACTCCAATCACTTGATATTGTTGAGTACGACGGAGAATGTCTCACGGCAGAGCAGGGCCATCTGGAGAGGCTTGCTAGCATCGTGGTTGTTAGGAGAGTTCGTGTTTCATTGGACTTTACTTGCAACGAAGACCAGCCCACAGCACCAAGATCCAAGAGGGCCCTTTTACGAGAAGAATACTTTGGACGAGATTCACAGTTCCGACGGGGAATACTGGATGTTTAa